One genomic window of Aricia agestis chromosome 7, ilAriAges1.1, whole genome shotgun sequence includes the following:
- the LOC121729133 gene encoding uncharacterized protein LOC121729133 gives MTDKECAGCFTALPKREFLNCLKCKQKYDLKCAGLSKKQFNAMEQAHKNTWKCSGCIDDTQQLNLSSNSDLSDSSTDSIVSNTTLRARSPSSGRQNYVTIARLCEILQRVMSTAMNTTISRLVTSELKSINEKVSSFQEALNFFNAQFESMKISLEHSTSTIANLTKDNEHLKTTVKELTSRLNTVELHMRESNLEINGIPEHRSENLYDTAIQLAKAVDSPLQKEDIQHVTRVAKLSNENNRPRSVIVKLHSPRVRDTVLAAVTKFNKSNPQNKLNSHHLGIGGTQSPVFVSEHLIPAGKYLHAATRKKVKEIGYKFVWVRNGRVFNS, from the coding sequence ATGACGGATAAAGAATGTGCGGGTTGCTTCACTGCGTTACCAAAGCGAGAGTTTCTGAATTGTTTGAAGTGTAAACAAAAATACGATCTTAAGTGCGCAGGATTATCGAAAAAACAATTTAACGCAATGGAGCAGGCGCATAAAAATACTTGGAAATGTTCTGGGTGCATTGATGACACACAACAGCTAAACCTCTCTTCTAACTCAGACCTGTCAGATTCTTCGACTGATAGTATAGTCTCTAATACAACCTTACGAGCTAGATCACCGTCATCGGGCCGCCAAAACTATGTGACCATAGCAAGACTATGCGAAATACTACAACGCGTTATGTCGACGGCAATGAACACAACTATAAGCCGACTTGTGACGTCTGAGCTCAAAAGCATCAATGAAAAGGTATCTAGCTTTCAAGAAGCTCTGAATTTTTTTAACGCACAATTCGAAAGCATGAAGATCAGCTTAGAACATTCAACCTCTACTATTGCGAACCTAACAAAGGACAATGAACATCTTAAAACTACTGTCAAGGAACTCACCTCGCGATTGAACACCGTGGAGTTGCatatgcgggaatcgaacctggAAATTAATGGTATACCAGAACACCGGTCAGAAAATCTATATGACACCGCCATCCAGCTGGCCAAAGCAGTCGATAGTCCCTTGCAGAAAGAAGATATCCAACACGTCACTAGAGTAGCTAAACTTTCAAACGAAAACAATAGACCTAGATCAGTTATCGTCAAATTACATAGCCCAAGAGTCCGCGACACTGTCCTAGCAGCAGTCACAAAATTCAATAAGAGTAATCCCCAAAATAAACTGAATTCTCACCACCTGGGAATCGGCGGCACTCAGTCGCCAGTATTTGTCTCGGAGCATCTGATACCAGCCGGAAAATATCTGCACGCTGCTACTCGTAAAAAAGTAAAGGAGATCGGGTACAAATTTGTTTGGGTTCGTAACGGACGTGTTTTTAATTCGTAA